TCGCTTCCTCCACGCCCTTTTGAAGAGGTATTCTTACCGGTTCTTGAGTGAATGGAAGATTGAAAATTGTTGTCCTGATATAGTTCTTTCATTTGTTTGTAATCTATCTAAACGGCAGTGATTAAAAACATATCCTGGTTCTCGTCTCTGTTGTGCAGGTTCGTGGAACCATAGAGAAAGAACTTGGAAAATCCATGAGTGATCTATTTGCTGCCTTTGTCCTAGACCCTCTTGCAACTGCATCAGTAAGTACTGTAGTGTCAGAACAAACTTTGATTATCTGATGGAAATTTTATAGTGTGCTCATGTGAGCCTTCATGAACATTTGGTAACAGATAGCACAAGTCCATCGTGCAACTCTGGTAGATGGCAGAGATGTAGTTGTGAAAATTCAGCATGATGGTGTCAAAGAGACCATCTTGGAGGTTTGTCTCTAATCTGGCAAGTATGTTTAGGTAACATTGTTGGAATATATTACATTTTTGTATTGGTGGTCAGGAtttgaaaaatgcaaaaacattGATTGAATGGATAGCGTGGGTAGAACCTCAGTATGATTTTAATCCAATGATTGATGAATGGTGCAAGGAGGCACCAAAGGAACTTGATTTCAACCATGAAGCAGGTAATTCTGTTTGCTCAGGTTCTTAGTCATATGCTTGGTCTAGTCGCTTATGAAGAGGTCTTCTTGATAATGTATGGTGCAATATCTTTAATTTTAGAGAACACGAGGACCGTCTCCAGGAATCTTAGTCGCAAAACTGACTGCGGGGGTGGCAATGTTTCCAGTGCTGTTGATGTACTGATTCCAGAAGTTATTCAGGTCTTTTTGTCAGTTCTATTTTTGATactgtttatcttgtgttaatTTTTGCAAGTCAAGCTATCATCATTTGAGTGACTCTTCTTCTGTGTATCAGTCAACCGACAAGGTTCTAATTTTGCAATATATGGATGGGATTCGCTTAAATGACAATGATTCATTGGAAATATATGATGTTGATAAGAAAAAACTTGTTGAAGAGATAACCCGAGCATACGCTCATCAAATATACATCGATGGCTTCTTTAACGGCGATCCTCACCCTGGTACTTAGATTCGATTCATCTTGGGAAGATAATCTATCACTCAGCTGtattattcaattttttttgccttaTAAATCTTTGTATTGCTAGCACATTAATTCATACTCATATgaatcttctttttttctgtaGGCAATTTCCTTGTGAGCAAGGAACCTCCTCATAAACCCATTCTCCTTGACTTTGGGCTCACTAAACGCATATCAAAATCTATGAGGCAGGCACTAGCAAAGATGTTTTTGTCATGCGCTGAGGTTTGTGACGCTTTGATCTTCTAAGTAATGCTGTAGGTAATTTCCTCTTGAGCAAGGAACCTTCTCATAAACCCATTCTCCTTGACTTTGGGCTCACTAAACGCATATCAAATTCTATGAGGCAGGCTCTAGCAAAGATGCTTTTGTCGTGCATGAGGTTTGTGACGCTTTGATCTTCTAATTAATGCACAGAGAAGATAGTATTTTGCTAGTATAATCTACAACCATTTCCCTTGGAGTAGCTGCAACCTTTTATTATACTAGATATAGATCCAAACAAGTATGTCTTGTTTAATTTCTTATCTTTTCTTACAATATTTTCTTATAATAATATGCCTCTATCTTTCGTCATTACTCATTAGTGATATGGCAGACTGGTAGATAGAAATGACATATTCCGCTATAAGAGAAATATGACAGAATTGGGAACTTGGCTTTGTTTTTCACTACTGTTTTTAGTGTCCATAGTATCAGTTATAATACATATGGAAAGTGTCCATAGCACTTGCACTTGTATTTTGAAGTATTGACATCTTATGATCAAGGTTTGAAAAATGGGGTTCTTCAATCTATTCCACTTTTGTCATTTATTTGCAAGATTTTCACACTTTAGTTATTTGCATGTAATTTACAAATCTGAGATATAACATGTCAATGTTTAGGGAGATCATGTGGCACTGCTGTCAGCATTTGCAGAGATGGGGCTTAAACTGAGGGTTGACATGCCTCAGCAGGCTATGGAGATTGCCACAATATTCTTTCGCCAGTCGACTACAGCAAGTGAAGCAAAGGTGGGCTGAAGGCTACTAAATCCATTGTACACCATTTGTTCTCCTTTTCATTAACTTTGGGTATTTGgagtaattttttgtttgtGGTTATTCATACTTATTAGGAGAACATAAAGGCATTAAATGACCAAAGAGAACGGAATCTCAAGGCTCTTCAAGAAAAGACGAAATGGAACAAGAAGGAGGTTCAACGTTTTAATCCTGTGAGTAGGAATGCCCGGCTTACTACTTTCCTCAACCAATAGATGAGTGTCACATAATAGTTTTCATGCTTTTAGGTCGATGCTTTCCCTGGGGATGCAATAATATTTATGAGGGTCTTGAATCTTCTTAGAGGTATGTGTTTGATTTAGGCTTCTGTTTGATCTGGGCTTACTCATTCCTCTAAGATATCCAGTATCATCATGACATTTGTTTTGGATTTCTATAGGTCTTTCAGCTTCACTCAATGTTAGGATAGTTTATCTGGACATCATGAGGCCTTTTGCTGAATCAACTTTGCTAGGGTGAGATGCCATTTATTTTACACTGTCATGCCAATGGTTGCACATCTTCATAGAAAAACaccatctctcttttttttttcattgctGATTTATGCCTTCACTGTCATCAGGAGTTTGATGCGTGGACACATACCTAACAGTCAGTGGATTTATGACTCTCCTGCTCACTCTGATGTGGAGTCTAAAATGAGAAAGTATCTACTTGAGTTGGGAAGTGACAAAATTTTAGGAATACAAGTAAGTCAATAATCTCCTAGGAATTAATCCTGCGTGACAACAGTGCTGTAGGAAATTTGTCTACCCAAATTTAATATCATGCGCCTTACACTCACATTTGTTCCTTTCTCAGGTCTGTGCATATAAAGATGGAAAAGTCATAATAGATACTGCCGCTGGTATGTTGGGGAGGTATGACCCACGACCTGTTCAACCTGATTCCCTCTTTCCTGTTTTCTCAGCGACAAAGGGTATCACTGCTGGGATGGTACATTGGCTTGTCGACAAAGGGTGAGTATCCAATACCAAGTTTCTCTTGACGTTGCCGGTGGAAATCTGTTTGCGTTGCCGGTGTAAATCTGTTTGCATGGCTTCGAGTTACACTATATTGTTCAATTATTCATGCATATAGGTGTTCCTGATCTTTATTTTAATGTACTTGTACATCACCAACTTAGATTCCGGTGGAAGCATTATAGAGTGCCGCTCTGTTCTAATATCCCTAGATTACCAACAAACAAGGATATTCCATCTTTGTATAATTTGCGTGGAAAAAAATGCGCACTTACGTTCTGAAGTACAAAATGGACAaccgagatttttttttaaaaaaaatgtcaaacaACACTTACATTTCTGATATTTGCCACTGAATGTGTGTTGTTGCGAGTTTTATGTAGACTTACCGAAATGGATGTTAAGAACTTCAAATATGAATGTAGTCCACGAGTTAAAGTAGCTCAAGCTATTATGTGACAACATACTCCAAATTTTCAGGAAGTTGAAGTATGACGAAATAGTTGCCAACATATGGCCAAAATTTGGAACTAA
The sequence above is drawn from the Phragmites australis chromosome 10, lpPhrAust1.1, whole genome shotgun sequence genome and encodes:
- the LOC133931364 gene encoding uncharacterized protein LOC133931364 isoform X1, whose translation is MGWGNILARRLKVFSLGLFIYFDYKAVQKRVQWVSTVKQHAIWTKTHERNARRVLNLMIELEGLWVKLGQYLSTRADVLPEPYINVLKQLQDSLPPRPFEEVRGTIEKELGKSMSDLFAAFVLDPLATASIAQVHRATLVDGRDVVVKIQHDGVKETILEDLKNAKTLIEWIAWVEPQYDFNPMIDEWCKEAPKELDFNHEAENTRTVSRNLSRKTDCGGGNVSSAVDVLIPEVIQSTDKVLILQYMDGIRLNDNDSLEIYDVDKKKLVEEITRAYAHQIYIDGFFNGDPHPGNFLVSKEPPHKPILLDFGLTKRISKSMRQALAKMFLSCAEGDHVALLSAFAEMGLKLRVDMPQQAMEIATIFFRQSTTASEAKENIKALNDQRERNLKALQEKTKWNKKEVQRFNPVDAFPGDAIIFMRVLNLLRGLSASLNVRIVYLDIMRPFAESTLLGSLMRGHIPNSQWIYDSPAHSDVESKMRKYLLELGSDKILGIQVCAYKDGKVIIDTAAGMLGRYDPRPVQPDSLFPVFSATKGITAGMVHWLVDKGKLKYDEIVANIWPKFGTNRKELIKVHHLLNHTSGLHNALGDVVKEDPLLVCDWEETLNQIARCTPETEPGSAQSYHYLSFGWLCGGVIEHASGKKFQEVLEEAIVCPLHLDGELYIGIPPGVESRLASLTVDTDELQKLSGRTGPDVPSTLLNNVAQMATGIPVLFNTLNMRRAIIPAANGHCSARALARYYAALATGGSIPPPHSANSKPPLGSHVQTPKFPTTPPKKRRGTGKKKGGSSTGTLQDVRNTDKTGYSQLRTSDADDEAAGGSAARIFSNDKILDAFMGVGEYESMIHPNGKFGLGFRRYNSSSRMLKCFGHSGMGGSTGFCDVENNFAIAVMVNKMSLGGVTRGIVRFVCEELGIPVPDEFSASGEKGPDMVLNLAPSEQLR
- the LOC133931364 gene encoding uncharacterized protein LOC133931364 isoform X2 translates to MIELEGLWVKLGQYLSTRADVLPEPYINVLKQLQDSLPPRPFEEVRGTIEKELGKSMSDLFAAFVLDPLATASIAQVHRATLVDGRDVVVKIQHDGVKETILEDLKNAKTLIEWIAWVEPQYDFNPMIDEWCKEAPKELDFNHEAENTRTVSRNLSRKTDCGGGNVSSAVDVLIPEVIQSTDKVLILQYMDGIRLNDNDSLEIYDVDKKKLVEEITRAYAHQIYIDGFFNGDPHPGNFLVSKEPPHKPILLDFGLTKRISKSMRQALAKMFLSCAEGDHVALLSAFAEMGLKLRVDMPQQAMEIATIFFRQSTTASEAKENIKALNDQRERNLKALQEKTKWNKKEVQRFNPVDAFPGDAIIFMRVLNLLRGLSASLNVRIVYLDIMRPFAESTLLGSLMRGHIPNSQWIYDSPAHSDVESKMRKYLLELGSDKILGIQVCAYKDGKVIIDTAAGMLGRYDPRPVQPDSLFPVFSATKGITAGMVHWLVDKGKLKYDEIVANIWPKFGTNRKELIKVHHLLNHTSGLHNALGDVVKEDPLLVCDWEETLNQIARCTPETEPGSAQSYHYLSFGWLCGGVIEHASGKKFQEVLEEAIVCPLHLDGELYIGIPPGVESRLASLTVDTDELQKLSGRTGPDVPSTLLNNVAQMATGIPVLFNTLNMRRAIIPAANGHCSARALARYYAALATGGSIPPPHSANSKPPLGSHVQTPKFPTTPPKKRRGTGKKKGGSSTGTLQDVRNTDKTGYSQLRTSDADDEAAGGSAARIFSNDKILDAFMGVGEYESMIHPNGKFGLGFRRYNSSSRMLKCFGHSGMGGSTGFCDVENNFAIAVMVNKMSLGGVTRGIVRFVCEELGIPVPDEFSASGEKGPDMVLNLAPSEQLR